Genomic window (Musa acuminata AAA Group cultivar baxijiao chromosome BXJ1-9, Cavendish_Baxijiao_AAA, whole genome shotgun sequence):
aaatgatatacatttaaatttaaatctcatATCATAAagatataacataataataaaTCTATGATCGCTCTAAGGAGCAATAATGGTTGTactattaatcttgatgattgtcatgacgaaacttattttttaattttaaacgatgatgcatggatttggcataaaagaatatGGCATGTTAGTTTGAAATCAatatcataaattgaaactaaagaacttgtaacaggaatattttttttttttaatttctatgaaGCTTAAcgagtttttaataaaagattattagtcaatgatgaatctatttatgttatcttttatgaatctctttaactaagaaaataattttgatgatgattttagatttgaTAAATCGAATTTAAATAAgagcctaaatgtattgatgatgtTATTAAAAAAACCTTTTACTTTTTAATCTCCTATgattattctttttattatttactaaataggagatttatccaaataaatcatgatcttaatttctcaaTATTCATTACTTGAgattgaatcaagatcttttattatttgatcttctaTGATTCTATGATTCtttatttttgctatttactaaagaggagatttatccaaatgaatcataatctttctcttgatttctcgatattcatatttatttattttatatgactCGTTTATATTCATGACTTTAATACCCCATCATCAATTAACCTCTTTGAATTTATCTTTAATATTATTAACCGTAatgttatgatatcaaaatagttttataattgacaaattgatgtaaaggaagagAACGGTGGAATTTATCTTTAATATTAATAACCGTGatgttatgatatcaaaatagttttataattgacaaattgatgtaaaggaagagAAGTAGCACCATGatccttctcttttttttatgatgacaaaatctttttttatgatgccaaaggaggagaaagaagtaATAGTTtacacatttcttttttttttttcttataacaaaggaagagaaataatgataatttattatatttattctaaGATGTATAACTATTTTGATGACATTAACTCATGATTATTACCATGAAAGTCatcatgatttttaaaaaaaaattattttaacttgAGTTCTTGCAACGAAAGTCACAATGAAACTCTGCATGGCTTTTTAGCACTATATTTTCATTTCCTTTCACAATTCAGAAACGTCGGATTTTTACATCAAAAATGTTGAATTATTGTATAATTGAAAGGCTCAATAATTTGAGGAATGCTTATAGATATGACACGTTACAATCATTAATTGCTGCCACAACTTGGGTGGTAGAGAAATTCTTCGAGCCAGTAGAACCAATAGATCATGTCATGATGCAATTAGTGATGGTCAAATTGTATATTTCACATTCAATATCCAGCTTCTTGTCATAAGACCGGTCATCTGTTCTCTGTTACTCGTAACTGGAATTTGAATTCCCATATTTCTTTGAATTAGGATAGGATCGACGCTCTGAAAACATCGGATGCTGCAAATACCAAAGTTTGCATTAGAATTCCTTACCTGATTATTCCAGTTATTAAAATACACACATTAAATTACAGCTCTAGAATTCTGCAGTGGATGACTTGTTTGTTTGTAGGTTCCTATGTAGGAATGATATCTCTGTGTATTTATACAAATTAAATGGCTACTTGCAACGTGCAAAACCATCCTAGCAATTAAGTTATTTACTTGAAACTTGGAAGTTGTTTGAAAACAGACACACAGTTGTCCTACTTGCAGAAATGAGATTGCTGGGTGCAGTGATGAAGCCTATCATTATTTGTCAGAGTAATGATGCCAAGAAAATTCTAATTCTCTTCTGACCAAGAGCTTTCCGGAGTATATGACAGAGGTATGAAACATTTGAAGACACTTACATGTCGTTGTTAGTTCCTTCTACACTATGAGACAACCGAAGCCACAGGTATCTCCAGAGGGATACCGGGGGTAGGCTCCAACACTCGGACATTTGGTAGCTCCCTTGACAGCAATTCCTGCATGATTCTGGTGGATATCAGTAACATGTTCCAAAGAATATTGTTTCAGATTAATGATAGAAGTGCATCATGGGTATAACAAGAATTCCATTTTGCCAGATAGCTAGTTACAGACACCTGAAAAAGGTTGATGTTGGCTTAATCAGGATTATCTATCTAGGTCAACTCTTTTGATCCTTCCTCCCAACTACTGTAGTAATCATTTATTAAGCACAGGCAAATTTGCTATGCTCAATAAAGAGCACCATCTTCCAGAAAATTAAACTCTAAATAGAGTTAGCACAGATGGTTGAACCCAGACATCATGGACTTCAAAGTTAGGTACCAGGTTTATCATGCATAAGCTTATTGCTATGATAAACCAAATCACGAGCCTACCAACAAGTATCAACAAAGGTCTTGTGTTATATAAAGAAACTACAGAACACTTAATACTCACTATTGGAGTTCTCATGTACAACAAAATTGAAGAGGTTGAAGGCCAAGTTTGCTTCCTGGAAGTTTAATCATCACTTGTTTGTTTCAAATTTTAGCACTGTGCTACCTGATCCCTAATGGTTAAGCATCGAGATATAGCATAATATGTGAATTTATTTAATTCCTTATGAATTGATAGCAGACTGGTACTACTCGAGGGTTCGAGACAGCTTTGATAGCAGTTTATTGCTTTACATATCTCAGATATTATTTTAAGCTTCCTTGAGGGAAAAAATGTTAGTTCAAGCAAAATTTTCCTAGAGACAAAACTAGATGTAAAAGCTCATGGCCTAGTTAAAATCTCATTTGTATGATTTATGTTTGTTATGGAGGTTTCTCGATGTCATATCTAGTTCTGTTCACAAAGGTGCAAACATACATTTGGCAATATAGTCTTGCATGCTTCGACTCCCAAGGTTTCAGTTTATTTACCTTGAAAGATTCTGTTGTACCCACATCATAGAGTATACTTGTGATAATTCCTTTAGTATCCAGATCACCATTTTTCATTGGAACAATGTACCTAAAAAAGAGAGACATAATTTTCTGCTAGTCAATATTGATGTATATGACAGTAAAAGAACAATTTCGGTTGTAGTAAGTTACTTGGCTTTCAACAACTTAGCAAGCTGCACTGCATCTTCTTGTCCTGAGACCAAAGTGAAAGCAGGAAGCATTTGTTTGATGACTGGTGTGATGACTATATCAGCCTGGTAATTTTGTAGAAAGGAATGGTTGTATACACAGTGCGGCTCATAGTATACAGTTAAATGACTTTGGCCAGATTCAACTATGTACCTGTCCACAAATTACAGGTAAAACACTCCTGCTAAAATGAAGTTTGAAAACCTAAAAATTTATAGGAAATTGTAAAAGAGTAGCAACCATCAGCCTAAGATATAATCTACTTGCCCGTTTTCCGGTCTCTGCCAAGGAGGCCCTAATATTGGACCTGCAGTTGCACAGACATTGACCATACCTCTATCTTTCACTTCCACATCAATGCTTTGACCAGGTTCTAAATATGTAAcctgtaaaaaaaaattcaaatgcaCTAGAAtaagcacaaaaaaaaaattgcatgcaATGACAAGATGCTCACTCAGCCATAGATGAAGTTAATCTATATGGTGCCACTGCTTTCATTTCATCTCCAGATCGTCTTTGTGGTGATTCACTTTGATAGCAATATATAATTCATTCAGGTTACACAAAGTATATAGGGCTTCGAACTATTTTGAGAATGTGATGTTGAAGAATTACAGGAGATCAAAAGACAAGAAGGATAATAGTACTGAACTCAAAGAGGAGACTGATTGTTCAACAGCAAAAGCTAAAAAAAGAGGAAATAAAGTTCAATCGTTAACCATCATAATGATAATTGTTCCTTATTTCGTAAATCTAAATTATTCTAAACATATAGTAATGCAATCCACCAGTTAGCATGAAACTGTTCAGACATTTCATACTACCCAAAAGCCATCGTGGATAACCCCATTAATCTTCCAGAGACCTTAGAAGCTCTGCAACGGAATTAAGTAGAGCCAAGCAGCTTAATGCCACTTCAGTATGAATTCAGTATGTGATGCACTCTGCCTCGTTAATGTAACACAGATCTAATAATTGGTCTGGATGGGACGTCCCATCCAGAAACTTAAACAAGGATTCAGATGATATTAGCCAAAATTTTAAACTCTATTGGCTATTGGTTTGGCAGACTTCACTGGCTTGTTCTTGCATCAACGTGCCCGAccaaaacaaatcatgaaaattacaagcTTGGCTGTCGGGTATCATTCAGAATCAAGATCTCATTACTTTGCAAACTAGCAATCACTAACAACAAGAATGAAGTCCATCATCAGTAAGTCCAGAGACCCATGGTGAAAGTTACAACCGAGGCATATGTCAACAATTATGGAACCATGTCAGCTAATTTAATTCATCCAAGAAAGGTCGAGAGGCTTACATTCTTAAATAGCTTGCTTAGGATGGCCTCTGCATTAGGAGTGGAGATGACGGGCAAGCCAGGAAGCATCTTCGAGAGGGGTGTCAGGGTCTTGACATGGCAGTGGTCGTCCAGGCTCTGCGTGATCAGCAAGCAATCAAGGTCGGGAAGGTCCTGCAGCTGCCTCAGGAAATCAACTCGATCAACCCTAATCGTCATATCAACAATATTTGCTACGAGCAGAAGAAATCATCATCACCTTAAAGTTCTTCAGGATCTTCTTAGCTCCATCAAAAAGCCAAGGTTGACCGAAGTCCAAGTTGCCCACGAGAATCGGGTCCACCAAGATGTTGACCCCGCCCAAATCCCACAACCAGCTGTTGCCCTAAGCATAAAATGTACAGATAGCATCGCGTGAGGCAGGGACTGCCGAAGGGGACGACCTGACGTTTTGGTGTTGAGGACGACTTGCTGGTAGATCTTTTGGAGACGCATCAAAGgggtgatgagagagagagagagagagagagcacctcCAGATACGTGAGTTTGATGGGTTTGGTACTTTGTGCGAGCGCGGCAGGGACTGCTGAAGAGGACGACCTGAGTCTTCCAGCGGAACAGAAATTACTTTTTGGCTTGAAACGGATGGACGGTTGGAGATGGGAAGGGGATGGAAGAGATGGAGAAGGGGAGAGGGAAGCTCCGTTGGTGGCGGCGGCCGTGGTGGGGTGATGTTGGAAGGAGGGAAACAAGGAGCGGAGGGTCAGGCCGGGGAGCGCCATGGCAGATATGCGGAGGAAAGGGGATGGGGGCGGGTGCGGGTGCGGGTGCGGACTTGCAGCGTCCTTGTGCGGTTGAGTGGGTCCCTCACCCGCCGACGCGGCGACGTTGATGACCACGAAAAATTGGCCGGTAGTAACCAAGGTGATTGAGGTGATGCTGCTGAGTGACCCGTTTCACAGGATACGGCAACAATAACCAACCCTATCCTAAGACAGTGTGCTTACTACTATTCAGCATCATCCATGGATGATCTTATAGACCAAAACATAGACCTCACAGCTAAATAAACAACCTAATTAATCCAATGTTAAACAACAAATGATTTAGTATTGCAATCATCACAGCATAGCCTTAAGCGAAGTCTTAGCATTGCACCAAGTACCAAACGGACAACGTCTTCTACAATATCATGTCCACAGGTGGAACCAATCGGGCTGTCCTGTGATGCACTCACCAAAGCTATTCAAGGCCGAGATGTAAATCATAGAATGATTTACTATCCAATTTATTTACATGTAGACTCATCCCTTCTTGGTTCTCATCTTTGTTCGGTATTCATGTTGGCACTCGTAGAATATATGGTTGCCACCAAAAATAAAGGTGGTGCCCATGACAAGCCAGGTGATAAGGAAACAGGTCCTACTCCATAAGCAAGCATGAGGGCCAAACATATCTGTACAGAACCAGAAAATGTAGCACATATGTAACACATCAACCAACAAAATTCCAAATATATAGAAATATTTTGCACAACTTGGTAATTGATTACCTTGAAATGAACAAGAGTAATGATTAAACACCCCAACAGAAGAGACCCTCTGGTCCAACCCTGACAAAACTTGCATGTTGAAGATGTACTTATGCCCCTCGTCAAATTCGGTGGAACAAATTGAGTCACCTGTTCTAATTCAATATTAGAAGCCACTGGCCCATTCTGGTGCCTCAGTTTCCTACAGAACTGTAAATAAAATGATGATCTTTCTGCAAAGAGACTATAAATGAGAAGAAACATAGGTGTGACCACCAAATACATGAAAGGCAATGTGATAACCATCAGATCAGGGCTGCCCAGCTTGTCTAAAATTGCATGACTATCCGGAGACTGCACCCTCCAGCCAGACAAATACATAGCAGAAATGTTCTCATTCTCGGATGTTGCATAACCCCAGAACCATGGTAACTTGAGCAGGCAAAGAAGATACATCACCATGGAAAACCACAAAATTCTATTCCTTGAACCCTCCATCAAGAACCAAAATAACACAAATAGGCTCTTCCTCCGCTTGATAGGCGAGGAAATGACGTGAGACGTAGCCCACTTCTGATATGATGCATTTCTCTCCATAAGATAATTTAGTACTTTTGGAAGGCACAAAAATACAACAAGAAAGGAGAAGTTGCTCCACAAAAGAACCATATATAGACTCTGCCACTCAACTTGGAAAACTAAATAAGCCAGCCAAGTACTTGCATAATGTGCCAGTTTACCTTCGACAGAAAATGGTCGGAGACTGCTTTTAGTCTCCTTGCCCTGAGAGTCCACCACAGACACCTGCAAAAGGTAACGTGTTGCTGATGCGCTCCGATAACTTTCAGCGTTCCATTTTCCATGAAAGAGGGGCTTGTCAACTGCACTAATAAGCTGCAGCGGCACTTCTTCCATTATTTTGTACTCCCTGAATGAGTCAAAAACCTTAGCAGTCACATTAATTATTTGCTGAGTAGAAAAGACAAGAGCATTGATATCATTCCTAAAAGACTGATTATTTTGCTCCATATTGTTCATGTTTCTTGAGTCAGCAGGATATGTTATGACAATAGTTGTTTGGAATTCATCCCGGACATCATGTTTTCTCAGAAGCTCGATATCATGGAAAGAGACCACCCCTCCATCAATGGACAAAATTCTGATCAATCTGGACTCTTTCCAATCTCCAAGTTCCCATTCCCAAAAGCCTTTAGCCTTTCTTGGAACTAAAACATCAGATGACAATTTTGACGGATGGAGTCTCCAAAGTTGTCTGCTGAAATTTCCATGCAGGTGGCCACAAATGTATGAGGAAACTGATTGCCTTGCAAATAAACTTTCATAACGCTGTCCTTTTTCAGATGAAGCTGTAAAAGACATTGGAAAGTGCCCAAATAATATTTTTGTTACTGAATCACTGGGATAAACATCCCAATATTGCAGTTCAGACTCCACAACAGCCATTCTCTTCTCAGTTGGATGACCAAATAAATTTGATGGACCACGAATTCCAATGCTAAGTGTGTCATCTATACCAATGAAGATGTACTTTCTATCATCACCCTAGAGAATCTCAAAAGAATGTCAACCCATACTTTATATGCGAAAAATAGATATACGTAATATCTGTCTAGACACATACGAGAACATATAAAGAATGTTAAATAATTGTCTATAAGCATTAGAAGTGATGTCACTTGATAAATAACCTGAATACAGCATCAATCTCAAATTGGTCAACAAGCTCTAACTGTAACAACCAACTACAATAACATGGTTGGGAATCCTTCTATAATGATAACCCATATAGAATAACTGGACTCATAACTACGTATGCACTACATTGGccaaaaacatgttaaaagtTATTGATTAAATTATTAAGGATATAAAACAAATATTTGTTAACCAAGAAAGCATTTCATTAACTGAAAATACATGGAGCAACCTTCACAAATGATGGAGGAGATTTAGGAAAGGAACTGTAATACATGAACCTCCTTAAAATATGCATAAAATGAGAAAACTACTACCAACTAGATCAATTATGTATTAAGGTTTGCATGATGATTAAAACACAGTAATAAGCATACAACTGTCAAAAATTTTATATGGTACAGCAGAATAATGCAATAAATGTCATGTTGAtcacaataaaatttaaacaATTATGTGCTAACACTATCAATTGCTTATACATTAATTTCGTTTTACAAAACATTAACAATTATTTGTAACATCATCAACAACCTTATAAAATTTTGCATTTAGTGCTCATCGTAACATGCTGAACATTTATCTTACAAAATCCCAGAAGTTCCATATGaaccagaaaatataaatttCAACAAGTTAGAAGATAAAAGGATAACTGAAATGCCTTCATTACATGGGATATAGCATAATGGTCATCTTATGGTGATTACTGAAATGCAGATATGGCATTAATGTGGATTTACGAGAACTTGCAAGCAAATTGTTAAATCAGTCATGACAAATACTCTGTCTATAAGGTATTTAATTCAGGGGATTTCTGCATAAGAATGATTGGAAACTAGAATGAGCAATTTCAATTTTAATGACCGGCTGGGAAGAATCATATTTAGACTCCCATTCAAGCTCCAGATTTGGCAgtttaaaatgca
Coding sequences:
- the LOC135592251 gene encoding putative metallophosphoesterase At3g03305 isoform X2, which translates into the protein MASPISSAIFFFFFSSFSFAFALSWSSSIEVDSKVVGGEGAEPVARESFPIDGDVAWVVQVSDLHLSSYHPDRADDLVRLLAPALRAIRPSLLLITGDITDAKNKRRTSTRQDISEWIQYSNSMDAIVKYSGIDKRRIFDIRGNHDKYGVPYVGHELDFFSTYSVSSQLRRPSTVQSISLVGDDRKYIFIGIDDTLSIGIRGPSNLFGHPTEKRMAVVESELQYWDVYPSDSVTKILFGHFPMSFTASSEKGQRYESLFARQSVSSYICGHLHGNFSRQLWRLHPSKLSSDVLVPRKAKGFWEWELGDWKESRLIRILSIDGGVVSFHDIELLRKHDVRDEFQTTIVITYPADSRNMNNMEQNNQSFRNDINALVFSTQQIINVTAKVFDSFREYKIMEEVPLQLISAVDKPLFHGKWNAESYRSASATRYLLQVSVVDSQGKETKSSLRPFSVEGKLAHYASTWLAYLVFQVEWQSLYMVLLWSNFSFLVVFLCLPKVLNYLMERNASYQKWATSHVISSPIKRRKSLFVLFWFLMEGSRNRILWFSMVMYLLCLLKLPWFWGYATSENENISAMYLSGWRVQSPDSHAILDKLGSPDLMVITLPFMYLVVTPMFLLIYSLFAERSSFYLQFCRKLRHQNGPVASNIELEQVTQFVPPNLTRGISTSSTCKFCQGWTRGSLLLGCLIITLVHFKICLALMLAYGVGPVSLSPGLSWAPPLFLVATIYSTSANMNTEQR
- the LOC135592251 gene encoding putative metallophosphoesterase At3g03305 isoform X1; the protein is MASPISSAIFFFFFSSFSFAFALSWSSSIEVDSKVVGGEGAEPVARESFPIDGDVAWVVQVSDLHLSSYHPDRADDLVRLLAPALRAIRPSLLLITGDITVRLFLHFLQSDAKNKRRTSTRQDISEWIQYSNSMDAIVKYSGIDKRRIFDIRGNHDKYGVPYVGHELDFFSTYSVSSQLRRPSTVQSISLVGDDRKYIFIGIDDTLSIGIRGPSNLFGHPTEKRMAVVESELQYWDVYPSDSVTKILFGHFPMSFTASSEKGQRYESLFARQSVSSYICGHLHGNFSRQLWRLHPSKLSSDVLVPRKAKGFWEWELGDWKESRLIRILSIDGGVVSFHDIELLRKHDVRDEFQTTIVITYPADSRNMNNMEQNNQSFRNDINALVFSTQQIINVTAKVFDSFREYKIMEEVPLQLISAVDKPLFHGKWNAESYRSASATRYLLQVSVVDSQGKETKSSLRPFSVEGKLAHYASTWLAYLVFQVEWQSLYMVLLWSNFSFLVVFLCLPKVLNYLMERNASYQKWATSHVISSPIKRRKSLFVLFWFLMEGSRNRILWFSMVMYLLCLLKLPWFWGYATSENENISAMYLSGWRVQSPDSHAILDKLGSPDLMVITLPFMYLVVTPMFLLIYSLFAERSSFYLQFCRKLRHQNGPVASNIELEQVTQFVPPNLTRGISTSSTCKFCQGWTRGSLLLGCLIITLVHFKICLALMLAYGVGPVSLSPGLSWAPPLFLVATIYSTSANMNTEQR
- the LOC103996580 gene encoding uncharacterized protein LOC103996580 — protein: MALPGLTLRSLFPSFQHHPTTAAATNGASLSPSPSLPSPSHLQPSIRFKPKSNFCSAGRLRSSSSAVPAALAQSTKPIKLTYLEGNSWLWDLGGVNILVDPILVGNLDFGQPWLFDGAKKILKNFKLQDLPDLDCLLITQSLDDHCHVKTLTPLSKMLPGLPVISTPNAEAILSKLFKNVTYLEPGQSIDVEVKDRGMVNVCATAGPILGPPWQRPENGYIVESGQSHLTVYYEPHCVYNHSFLQNYQADIVITPVIKQMLPAFTLVSGQEDAVQLAKLLKAKYIVPMKNGDLDTKGIITSILYDVGTTESFKELLSRELPNVRVLEPTPGIPLEIPVASVVS